Below is a window of Sulfitobacter sp. BSw21498 DNA.
CTTCTGCTGGACTGGTTCGTGAACCCGGACCACGGGCCGATTATCGTCGCGCAGGAAAAAGGGTATTTCGCCGAACAAGACCTGAAGGTCGACGTCATCGCCCCCGCAGACCCATCCGACCCGCCCAAGATGGTCGCTGCGGGCAAGGCGGACCTCGCGATTTCTTACCAGCCGCAGCTGCATCTACAGATCCACGAAGGCTTACCGCTACAACGGGTCGGCACGCTGGTCGCCACACCGCTGAACTGCCTGCTGGCGTTGACGGACGGACCCATTTCGTCTCCGGCCGATTTGGCGGGTAAAAAGGTCGGGTTCTCTGTTGGCGGTGTTGAAGAAGCGGTGCTCGGCGCGATCCTGACCCATCACGGGCTGTCGCTGGAAGATGTGGAGCTGGTCAACGTGAACTGGTCACTGTCGCCGTCTCTGATGTCCGGTCAGGTCGACGCCGTCATCGGTGCGTTCCGCAATTTCGAGCTGAACCAGATGGATATCGAAGGCGTCGATGGCACCTGTTTCTACGTCGAGGAAGAAGGGCTGCCCTCTTACGACGAGCTGATCTACGTCGCCAACCGCGACACGATGGACAAAGACATGATCGCACGGTTTCTGGCAGCCACAGAGAAAGCGACGCAGTATATCGTGAACCACCCCGACGAAAGCTGGGAGATCTTCGCCGCCACCTCGGCCGACTTGCAGGACGAGCTGAACGCCCGCGCATGGAAAGATACGCTGCCGCGCTTTGCGCTGCGTCCCACCGCGATGGATGTCGGACGCTACGCCACATTCGAGACGTTCTTGCACGACGCGGGACTGATCCCCGAGGTATTGCCTGTGTCGACCATCGCCATTGATGTGACCGCCCCATGACCGCGCCGGACTATGGCCGCAGCTTCGCGCATTGGCGCGGAGCGGCAGCAGAGGACTGGCAGGGCTACACGCATCATCCTTTCGTTGAAGGGTTGCGCGACGGCAGTCTGCCGCGCCGGTGCTTCGTGAACTACTTGATCCAAGACTATGTTTTCCTTGTGCATTTCGCCCGCGCCTGGTCGATGGCCGTGGTCAAGTCCGAGACGCTGGAAGAGATGAAGACCTGCGCCACCACGGTCGATGCGCTGGTCAATCATGAGATGGCACTGCACATTCGCACCTGTGCCGCGGCGGGCATTAACGAAGCCGCGCTGTTCAACGCAATCGAAGCCCCCGCGAACGTCGCCTATACCCGCTATGTATTAGATGCGGGGATGCAGGGCGATTTCCTTGACCTCATGGCAGCACTGCTGCCCTGCGTTATGGGCTATGCCGAGATCGGGCAGCGGTTGGCACAGACGCGCAGCGCCGACACCCCCTATGCCGAGTGGATCGATACCTATGCCGACCCCGAGTATCAGGGAATGTGCCAGACAGTCGGCGCGATGGTCGATCAAGCGGTTGCGCGGCGGATCGGCGATCTTGAACAGGCACCCCGTCGCGATACGCTGCAAAAACGCTTTGCGACCGCCACGCGGCTAGAGATCGGGTTCTGGCAGATGGGGCTGGACCTGCCATGACCCCGCCGCCCGCATTGCGCCTTGTCGGGCAGCACCAGATCGACAGCCGCCCGTTGTTCGAGGCCGACATTACTTTGCCCGCAGGCACATGGACCTGTTTGTTGGGGCCGTCGGGCGTGGGCAAATCCACTGTGCTACGGCTCATGCTCGGGCTGGAAACCGGCGGGGTATTTGCGGGCACGATCACCCCCTCGGACGGGCAGCCGCTGGACGGGCGGATCAGCTATATGGCGCAGTCCGATCTGCTGTTGCCGTGGCTGAGCGTGATCGACAACATCATGATCGGCGACCGGTTGCGCGGCGCCCCCCCCGACAGGGACCGCGCAACTGACATGCTTGCGCGCGTCGGGCTGGCGGACCATGCACAAAAGAAGCCGTTGGCGCTGTCGGGCGGCATGCGACAACGCGCAGCACTTGCGCGGACCTTACTTGAAGACCGCCCCGTCGTCTTTCTGGACGAACCCTTTTCGGCGCTGGACGCCGGCACCCGCGCCGCTATGCAAGAGCTCGCTGCGGAATTGTTGAGCGGGCGCACAGTGTTGTTGGT
It encodes the following:
- a CDS encoding ABC transporter substrate-binding protein, which produces MKICNILAALALTTGPALAQDEMTLLLDWFVNPDHGPIIVAQEKGYFAEQDLKVDVIAPADPSDPPKMVAAGKADLAISYQPQLHLQIHEGLPLQRVGTLVATPLNCLLALTDGPISSPADLAGKKVGFSVGGVEEAVLGAILTHHGLSLEDVELVNVNWSLSPSLMSGQVDAVIGAFRNFELNQMDIEGVDGTCFYVEEEGLPSYDELIYVANRDTMDKDMIARFLAATEKATQYIVNHPDESWEIFAATSADLQDELNARAWKDTLPRFALRPTAMDVGRYATFETFLHDAGLIPEVLPVSTIAIDVTAP
- the tenA gene encoding thiaminase II, whose translation is MTAPDYGRSFAHWRGAAAEDWQGYTHHPFVEGLRDGSLPRRCFVNYLIQDYVFLVHFARAWSMAVVKSETLEEMKTCATTVDALVNHEMALHIRTCAAAGINEAALFNAIEAPANVAYTRYVLDAGMQGDFLDLMAALLPCVMGYAEIGQRLAQTRSADTPYAEWIDTYADPEYQGMCQTVGAMVDQAVARRIGDLEQAPRRDTLQKRFATATRLEIGFWQMGLDLP
- a CDS encoding ABC transporter ATP-binding protein produces the protein MTPPPALRLVGQHQIDSRPLFEADITLPAGTWTCLLGPSGVGKSTVLRLMLGLETGGVFAGTITPSDGQPLDGRISYMAQSDLLLPWLSVIDNIMIGDRLRGAPPDRDRATDMLARVGLADHAQKKPLALSGGMRQRAALARTLLEDRPVVFLDEPFSALDAGTRAAMQELAAELLSGRTVLLVTHDPAESARLADHILILSAEGAQSWPVPAPPTPRAITAPETWACQSALLSHLRGVPA